In Microbulbifer sp. GL-2, the following are encoded in one genomic region:
- a CDS encoding NAD+ synthase yields MSTLQLVLAQINSLVGDIPGNTASVIEVARKAYRELGADLVLFPELTLCGYSPEDLLLRPSMQIRIEAALEALKAAQLPCAILVGYPRYRDGKIFNMAGLVNGGELVAEYAKQKLPNYQVFDEKRYFTKGSKPCVVEIKGISVGISICEDIWHPQPIQDAVEAGAKIMLNINASPFHRGKAQQRLELLSKQAREAGIPIAYVNWCGGQDELVFDGGSLVVDSRGRVCARAEEFAEQLLAVSVSLQSGRVTLLSGNNAPPLEDLAAVYQALVLGVRDYVNKNGFNGVVLGLSGGIDSALTLAVAVDALGKERVEAVMMPFHYTSDLSKNDAADQAQRLGVHYREIGIEPIFDAFMGALSEEFAGSERDTTEENLQARSRGVLLMAISNKKGAMVLTTGNKSEMAVGYATLYGDMVGGFNALKDVPKVLVFELSRYRNTVSEVIPETVITRPPSAELAPDQIDSDSLPPYEVLDEILNLYVDRDVSAEEIIRRGFERDQVERVVRLVARNEYKRRQAAVGVRISERGFGRDRRYPITNGWKAGE; encoded by the coding sequence ATGTCTACTTTGCAGCTAGTGCTGGCACAAATCAATTCTCTCGTAGGGGATATTCCCGGCAACACCGCAAGTGTTATCGAGGTGGCGCGAAAGGCTTATCGAGAGCTGGGGGCTGACCTGGTCTTATTCCCGGAGCTGACTTTGTGCGGCTATTCACCGGAGGATCTGCTCCTGCGGCCCAGTATGCAGATACGTATTGAGGCGGCGCTGGAGGCGTTGAAAGCGGCACAATTGCCCTGTGCCATCCTGGTGGGCTACCCACGATACCGGGATGGGAAGATATTCAATATGGCTGGTCTGGTTAATGGTGGCGAATTAGTTGCTGAATATGCTAAGCAAAAGCTGCCAAACTATCAGGTGTTTGATGAGAAACGTTATTTTACCAAGGGCAGTAAGCCCTGCGTGGTTGAAATAAAGGGTATCTCCGTCGGAATCAGCATTTGTGAAGATATTTGGCACCCCCAGCCGATTCAGGATGCTGTAGAAGCTGGCGCAAAAATAATGCTGAATATCAACGCATCCCCCTTTCACCGAGGCAAGGCGCAACAACGCTTAGAACTGCTTTCGAAGCAGGCACGTGAGGCTGGGATCCCAATAGCTTATGTGAACTGGTGCGGCGGCCAGGATGAATTGGTATTTGATGGCGGCTCATTGGTTGTGGACAGTCGGGGGCGGGTTTGCGCGAGAGCTGAAGAGTTTGCAGAGCAGTTGCTGGCGGTATCGGTCTCCCTGCAAAGCGGCAGGGTCACACTGTTATCCGGAAATAATGCTCCGCCACTGGAAGATCTGGCGGCAGTTTACCAGGCCTTGGTTCTTGGAGTGCGCGACTATGTTAATAAAAATGGATTCAATGGTGTGGTGCTGGGGCTCTCGGGGGGGATTGATTCAGCTCTGACTTTGGCGGTTGCGGTGGATGCGCTGGGTAAAGAGCGTGTGGAAGCGGTTATGATGCCATTCCACTATACCTCTGACCTCAGTAAAAATGATGCAGCTGATCAGGCCCAACGTCTCGGCGTTCACTACCGGGAAATCGGCATTGAACCTATCTTTGACGCCTTTATGGGTGCTTTATCAGAAGAGTTTGCCGGCAGTGAAAGGGATACTACGGAGGAAAACCTGCAGGCCCGTTCCCGCGGTGTGCTGTTGATGGCCATTTCCAATAAGAAAGGTGCGATGGTGTTGACCACTGGCAACAAAAGTGAAATGGCGGTGGGGTACGCGACGCTTTACGGCGATATGGTTGGGGGCTTTAATGCCCTTAAGGACGTACCCAAGGTGCTGGTGTTTGAGTTATCCCGCTATCGAAATACAGTCTCAGAGGTGATTCCTGAGACGGTGATCACCCGTCCACCCAGTGCTGAATTGGCACCAGACCAAATAGACTCGGACAGTCTGCCACCTTACGAGGTTCTGGATGAGATCCTGAATTTGTATGTCGATCGTGACGTTAGTGCCGAGGAAATTATCCGGCGTGGTTTTGAGCGGGATCAGGTCGAGCGTGTTGTGCGCCTGGTAGCGCGCAATGAGTACAAACGCCGACAGGCAGCTGTGGGTGTGAGGATTTCTGAGAGAGGCTTCGGGCGTGATCGTCGCTACCCGATTACCAATGGTTGGAAGGCTGGAGAATAG
- a CDS encoding type IV pilin protein: protein MKVNFQKSNSGFTLVELMIVVLIVGIISVIAVPSYMDMIRSSNRADAKAVLNDVAHRLQRCFTTYSAYNSGDCAVAGSITGGNSVDSEKSYYTVTGVLAAASFDLTALPVAGKTQSKDSECLSLTLDEAGTRGATGSNTAECW from the coding sequence ATGAAAGTGAATTTTCAAAAATCAAATTCAGGATTTACCCTTGTGGAGCTAATGATTGTTGTTCTGATTGTAGGAATTATCAGTGTGATCGCAGTTCCTTCCTATATGGATATGATCCGCAGCAGTAATCGAGCTGATGCAAAAGCAGTACTTAATGATGTGGCTCACCGGTTACAGCGATGCTTCACTACCTACAGTGCCTACAATAGCGGTGATTGCGCTGTTGCTGGCTCTATTACTGGTGGGAATAGTGTTGATTCCGAGAAGAGTTACTACACAGTTACTGGTGTTTTAGCTGCAGCGAGCTTTGACCTTACGGCGTTGCCGGTTGCGGGAAAAACTCAAAGTAAAGATAGTGAATGTTTATCTTTGACTTTAGATGAAGCTGGCACTAGAGGCGCGACTGGGTCAAATACGGCAGAATGCTGGTGA
- a CDS encoding pilus assembly protein produces the protein MRKIAMSFISGRIKSFSAVIAASLTLGVAHSAVSLTLSQQPLFLKQGTDPNIMFVLDDSGSMQFEVTPSEVANYFNKLDRVAYVFPNSATDNSSVNFIPCPYADGNTKNCDYWAGDDQAVPRFEADNKWAAYYRSAYNNKTYYNPEIQYAPWSKKDGSLWPAANPEAAYHNPANTSKGWRNLTAYNYQYASCWIRDSAAKNSKKKDACGSGDVYFYPATYFQYNGTGSVFEASSYIRKEIRPGLTYERGVDRTDCTQSSATSTTCTYEEEIQNFANWYSYYRSRVLLSRAGIGQAFSSQTESIRVGFGTLNSGAREVDQVSTRTIINGVRAFSGDDREAFFDNLYGVDVPQAGTPLLSALKRVGDYYSRTDKNGPWAGEPGSDDSSAQVACRASYTILMTDGYGNDYGSVSVGNVDGNDGNPFEDSRSNTLADIARYYWETDLHTSLDNQVDNEPIDPANWQHMVTFGVGLGVTGSVDSDSAFKAIETGAAITWPNPNNSDAAKLDDLLHAGVNSRGGFYNAANATVFASQLSDLLSRIQEREASASSVAANSTRLSTDSAIFQAIFNSDGWTGEIKAIKLESDGTLSDTALWSTSTAGKIPTSNRDIITFDGSDTVDFIWSKLTPAQKAALINTDDEDLAKQRLDWVRGENVTGLRDRAVLLGDVVNASPVLANNKDQNFNLLPESLGGDSYQDYLEDHKDDRSEILYVSSNDGMVHAFDSSDGSEEFAYVPSAIYSKLKNIAALDYGTEDNPHQYLVDGPLFVSDAYFAKNKGSSPKWMNVLVGTYGAGAKGLFALDITDPENPDILFEIDGSHPDIGNILGRPIIAPTADGWKVIFGNGYNSTNDVAKLVVLDLADPTDIQVITTNTDKKNGLAGPSLLIDSSRVVHAAYAGDLLGNMWKFDVSNKEWQLAFSANVPLFTAKDPNGKIQPITSTPVLGSNAEVDGAIMVYFGTGQYVSQTDQTAGSIIHSFYGIVDKGVSISSTDRSDLMQKSIVETGDSRDITNDGETSWWSTKNGWYLDFNTNASVISGERVISKPLLINDRLIFPTLVPSDDPCVAGASGWIMELVALGDPRFAGESIIGGSKKIDEAIIGLSDVIIAGRDIIAPYVDVGGKPGTIGGPKIGSIERISWRRIR, from the coding sequence ATGAGAAAAATAGCTATGTCATTTATATCTGGAAGAATTAAAAGTTTCTCTGCTGTAATTGCCGCATCACTGACACTTGGAGTTGCCCACAGTGCTGTATCCCTAACGCTATCCCAGCAGCCTTTATTTTTAAAGCAGGGCACTGATCCGAACATTATGTTTGTTCTTGATGACTCGGGTTCAATGCAGTTCGAAGTTACGCCCTCTGAAGTGGCTAATTACTTTAACAAGCTGGATAGGGTTGCCTATGTTTTTCCAAATTCTGCAACAGATAATTCATCGGTAAATTTTATACCTTGCCCATATGCAGATGGGAATACAAAGAATTGTGATTACTGGGCGGGTGATGATCAGGCGGTTCCTAGGTTTGAAGCTGATAATAAGTGGGCAGCTTATTATCGCTCCGCCTATAACAATAAAACTTATTATAATCCGGAAATTCAATATGCCCCATGGTCGAAGAAAGATGGTTCGCTTTGGCCTGCGGCAAATCCAGAGGCAGCCTACCATAACCCGGCAAATACTTCTAAAGGCTGGAGAAATTTAACGGCTTATAATTACCAGTATGCAAGTTGCTGGATAAGGGATTCTGCAGCCAAAAACTCCAAGAAAAAAGATGCTTGCGGAAGTGGTGACGTATACTTTTATCCGGCTACTTACTTCCAATATAATGGCACTGGCAGTGTTTTTGAAGCATCAAGCTATATCCGTAAAGAGATTAGACCCGGTTTAACTTACGAGCGTGGTGTTGACCGTACAGATTGCACTCAGTCCTCTGCTACTTCAACTACCTGTACTTACGAAGAAGAAATTCAGAATTTTGCTAATTGGTATTCTTATTATCGGTCTAGGGTACTATTGTCTCGTGCGGGTATTGGGCAGGCTTTTAGTTCTCAAACTGAAAGTATAAGAGTGGGCTTTGGAACCTTGAACTCCGGAGCTAGAGAGGTGGATCAAGTTAGTACTAGAACAATTATTAATGGTGTCCGCGCCTTCTCTGGAGATGACCGTGAAGCTTTTTTTGATAATCTTTATGGTGTAGATGTTCCTCAGGCTGGCACTCCACTTCTAAGTGCATTGAAACGTGTCGGTGACTATTATAGTCGAACGGATAAGAATGGCCCTTGGGCAGGAGAACCTGGAAGTGATGACTCCAGTGCTCAAGTTGCCTGTAGGGCGAGTTATACCATTCTAATGACTGATGGCTACGGCAACGATTATGGAAGTGTATCAGTTGGTAATGTAGATGGTAATGACGGAAACCCATTTGAGGATTCTCGTTCAAATACTCTTGCAGATATTGCCCGGTATTATTGGGAAACTGATTTACATACCAGTCTCGATAATCAAGTAGACAATGAGCCTATTGATCCAGCAAATTGGCAACATATGGTGACCTTTGGAGTCGGTCTGGGAGTGACCGGTAGTGTTGATTCTGACTCCGCCTTTAAGGCCATTGAAACTGGTGCTGCAATTACATGGCCAAATCCTAATAATAGTGATGCGGCGAAGCTAGATGATTTACTCCATGCTGGGGTTAACAGCAGAGGGGGGTTTTACAACGCAGCGAATGCGACAGTATTTGCATCCCAGCTTTCCGATCTGCTTTCTAGAATTCAGGAAAGGGAGGCTTCTGCCTCATCTGTTGCTGCCAACTCTACAAGATTGAGTACAGATAGCGCAATTTTCCAGGCAATTTTCAACTCTGATGGTTGGACCGGTGAGATAAAGGCGATTAAGCTTGAAAGTGATGGAACACTGTCTGACACAGCTCTCTGGAGTACTTCAACAGCTGGAAAAATTCCAACGAGTAACCGTGATATCATAACTTTTGATGGCTCTGATACTGTTGATTTTATCTGGTCAAAATTAACCCCTGCCCAGAAAGCCGCCTTGATCAATACTGACGATGAGGATTTAGCAAAACAGAGGCTGGACTGGGTGCGAGGTGAGAATGTCACTGGTCTACGTGATAGGGCTGTTTTGTTAGGGGATGTTGTAAATGCAAGCCCCGTATTGGCAAATAATAAGGATCAAAACTTTAACTTATTGCCGGAAAGTTTGGGGGGCGATAGCTATCAAGATTACCTTGAAGATCATAAAGATGACCGATCTGAAATTCTTTACGTCAGCTCGAACGATGGCATGGTGCACGCCTTTGACTCATCTGATGGATCAGAAGAGTTTGCATATGTCCCCAGTGCTATATATTCAAAGTTAAAGAATATTGCAGCATTGGATTATGGAACTGAGGATAATCCACATCAGTATCTTGTTGATGGCCCTTTATTTGTTAGTGATGCTTATTTTGCTAAGAATAAAGGAAGTAGCCCAAAGTGGATGAATGTCCTTGTCGGAACCTACGGCGCAGGTGCTAAAGGGTTATTTGCTTTAGATATTACTGATCCTGAGAACCCTGACATATTATTTGAAATTGATGGTTCTCACCCCGATATTGGCAATATTCTTGGGCGACCAATAATTGCTCCTACAGCAGATGGTTGGAAAGTTATATTTGGCAATGGATATAATTCAACTAATGATGTGGCTAAGCTGGTAGTGCTTGACTTGGCCGATCCAACTGATATTCAGGTTATTACTACAAATACAGATAAGAAAAATGGATTGGCAGGCCCCTCATTGTTGATAGACTCAAGTAGGGTAGTACACGCTGCTTATGCTGGGGACTTGCTGGGTAATATGTGGAAGTTTGATGTTTCCAATAAAGAGTGGCAGCTGGCTTTTTCAGCTAATGTCCCCTTGTTTACCGCCAAAGATCCAAATGGAAAGATTCAACCAATTACCTCTACACCAGTTCTTGGCTCTAATGCAGAAGTAGATGGCGCTATTATGGTGTACTTTGGTACTGGGCAGTATGTAAGCCAGACAGACCAAACTGCTGGAAGTATTATTCATAGTTTTTATGGAATAGTGGATAAGGGAGTTAGTATATCAAGTACCGATCGTTCAGATTTGATGCAAAAAAGTATCGTTGAAACCGGTGATTCTAGGGATATTACAAACGATGGAGAAACCAGTTGGTGGTCGACAAAGAACGGTTGGTATTTGGACTTTAATACTAATGCTTCTGTAATAAGCGGAGAAAGAGTAATTAGTAAACCCTTGTTAATTAATGACCGCCTAATTTTTCCAACTTTAGTTCCTTCGGATGATCCTTGTGTAGCGGGTGCTTCTGGTTGGATTATGGAATTAGTGGCACTGGGCGACCCTAGATTTGCCGGAGAATCAATTATTGGTGGGTCTAAAAAAATTGACGAAGCAATTATCGGTTTATCCGATGTGATTATTGCTGGAAGAGATATCATTGCTCCATATGTAGATGTTGGAGGGAAACCTGGAACTATCGGTGGCCCTAAAATAGGGAGCATTGAAAGGATCTCCTGGAGACGGATACGCTAG
- a CDS encoding PilX N-terminal domain-containing pilus assembly protein, translating to MYKEINTFKQERGATLLVGLVMLLLMTFIGLAAIRGSGMQELMAGNMRDRQLAFQAAESALRVAEDALEADLNKSISTIFDGNTVGYGEELDGSKNSGFWLDFSWSAVSVETDLDLENVASQPIYIVEKVTTQASNTGETGGAIDLESVDKGVPANYYRITSRGVGGTENTVVILQSTMKD from the coding sequence ATGTATAAAGAAATCAATACTTTCAAGCAGGAGCGAGGAGCCACTTTGTTGGTTGGCTTGGTCATGCTGTTGCTAATGACTTTTATTGGCCTTGCGGCTATCCGGGGGAGTGGTATGCAGGAGCTTATGGCAGGCAATATGCGGGATCGCCAATTGGCGTTTCAGGCCGCAGAGTCTGCTCTTCGAGTTGCTGAAGATGCTCTGGAGGCTGACCTTAATAAAAGTATTAGCACTATTTTTGATGGCAATACTGTTGGGTATGGTGAAGAGTTGGATGGCTCGAAAAATAGCGGATTCTGGTTGGATTTTAGTTGGTCTGCTGTGTCGGTAGAAACTGACCTTGACCTGGAGAATGTGGCTAGTCAGCCGATTTATATTGTCGAAAAGGTGACGACTCAAGCAAGCAATACTGGTGAAACCGGTGGTGCGATTGATCTTGAGTCTGTGGATAAAGGTGTCCCTGCCAACTATTACCGAATAACCAGTAGAGGTGTCGGCGGTACTGAAAATACGGTTGTGATTTTGCAATCTACTATGAAAGATTGA
- a CDS encoding outer membrane protein assembly factor BamD — protein sequence MIERRAMQTWKMLWLALASVILVACASTDDSEEGLPTGNRTEQAFYEAAQRQLRTSQWDMAIKNLRALEDNFPFGNYAEQAQLELIYAYYRNYENDAAIAAADRFIRLHPQHRNVDYAYYMKGLSSFTEGTGLFERFMPTDLTNRDPGSARESFAYFSQLMARYPESRYAADAQKRMIHLRNLLARYEIHVANYYFKRGAFLAAANRGRYVVENFQQTPAVPDALAVMVQGYNLMEMPELEANALSVMRNNYPDHPAFHEDGTFNYDYYKGASGRSLVHRVTLGLFEKSDPDGFDSRELYNPEYNRGEAPLPPELL from the coding sequence ATGATAGAGCGAAGGGCTATGCAGACTTGGAAAATGCTGTGGCTGGCCTTGGCTTCCGTAATATTGGTTGCCTGCGCCAGCACTGACGATTCAGAAGAGGGCTTGCCCACCGGCAACCGCACCGAACAGGCGTTCTATGAGGCAGCACAGCGGCAGTTGCGCACCAGCCAATGGGACATGGCGATCAAGAACCTGCGCGCCCTGGAGGATAACTTCCCCTTCGGCAACTACGCTGAACAAGCCCAGCTGGAACTGATCTACGCCTATTATCGCAATTACGAGAACGATGCGGCCATCGCTGCTGCGGATCGCTTTATCCGCTTGCACCCCCAGCACCGCAATGTCGATTACGCCTACTACATGAAGGGGCTGTCCTCCTTCACCGAGGGTACCGGCCTGTTCGAGCGCTTTATGCCGACAGACCTGACCAACCGCGATCCCGGCTCTGCACGTGAATCCTTCGCTTACTTCTCCCAGCTGATGGCCCGTTACCCCGAGAGCCGCTATGCCGCAGATGCGCAGAAACGTATGATTCACCTGCGCAACCTGTTGGCGCGCTATGAGATTCACGTGGCCAACTACTACTTCAAGCGCGGAGCCTTCCTCGCTGCCGCCAACCGCGGCCGTTATGTGGTAGAGAACTTCCAGCAAACTCCTGCGGTACCCGATGCACTTGCGGTCATGGTACAGGGCTACAACCTGATGGAGATGCCGGAACTGGAGGCTAATGCCCTGAGCGTTATGCGCAACAACTACCCAGATCACCCTGCCTTCCATGAGGACGGCACTTTTAACTACGATTACTACAAGGGTGCCAGCGGCCGCAGCCTGGTACATCGTGTGACCTTGGGCCTGTTTGAAAAATCCGACCCTGATGGTTTCGACAGTCGCGAACTGTACAATCCCGAATACAATCGCGGTGAAGCTCCCCTGCCCCCAGAGTTGTTATAA
- a CDS encoding ATP-binding protein produces the protein MSNPSSIRNTASLQHHELLRICAIYRLAIALVLLGVFYSDIGAGALGGHLPALFLYTVLVYTILNFSWLVFLRQKAYQVGTGQIGLILGCDILVFLLLIEASGGLNSGLGYLLLVNCSIGSILLDRRMSAFFAAIASLGVIGLQLYNLISGQGTSQDIVAAGGLGLLLFATVSALQYLSARIRSANMRADQQSRQAAHLQRLAQQIIERMGTGVIVMGPSSQPELINRAARQLLGYDLHSEGEQSDSLRHAIRAWRNNSNSSSRPLQSETGSELQLNFTNLQHENGCSTLVFVEDNRKLAEAAQKLKLASLGHLTASIAHEVRNPLSAISHAAQLLSESPQLREEDHHLTDIICRQSQRVNQIIENVMQLSRRKVGDPQEHNLTDWLQQFIQDFNTGTNSGDQVQLELPKQPISAQFDTAQLTQVMTNLTDNALHHSQIATGKRLAVISAYYNRERACTQVDVKDSGPGVPEAHKSKVFEPFFTTSSSGSGLGLYIARELCETNKASLYHCRSVDDKSCFRVEFVH, from the coding sequence TTGAGCAATCCCTCCTCAATTCGTAATACAGCATCTCTCCAACACCATGAATTATTGCGTATTTGTGCAATTTATCGCTTGGCCATTGCACTGGTTCTACTGGGGGTTTTCTATTCCGATATTGGTGCCGGTGCCCTGGGCGGTCATCTGCCAGCACTATTTCTCTATACGGTGTTGGTCTACACCATTCTCAACTTCAGCTGGTTAGTTTTCTTACGGCAAAAAGCCTATCAGGTAGGTACCGGGCAGATTGGGCTCATCCTTGGCTGCGATATCCTTGTATTTTTATTACTTATCGAGGCCAGCGGCGGCCTGAACTCTGGCCTTGGCTATCTGCTCCTAGTCAACTGTTCTATTGGTTCTATTCTCCTCGACAGGCGCATGAGCGCTTTCTTCGCCGCCATCGCTAGTCTCGGGGTAATTGGCCTGCAACTTTACAACCTGATATCTGGGCAGGGCACCTCTCAGGATATTGTCGCTGCAGGAGGCCTCGGCTTACTGCTTTTCGCCACTGTCAGTGCACTCCAGTACCTATCCGCCCGTATTCGCAGTGCAAATATGCGCGCCGACCAGCAAAGCCGACAAGCCGCTCACCTACAAAGGCTGGCACAGCAGATTATTGAACGCATGGGCACAGGGGTAATTGTAATGGGGCCAAGCAGTCAGCCTGAGCTTATCAATCGAGCTGCCCGACAACTTCTAGGGTACGATTTGCACTCCGAGGGCGAGCAAAGTGACTCTTTACGTCACGCCATCCGGGCATGGCGCAATAATAGTAATTCCAGCAGCAGACCCCTCCAATCTGAAACCGGCAGTGAGCTGCAACTCAATTTTACCAACCTCCAGCATGAGAATGGCTGTAGTACCCTGGTATTTGTCGAAGACAATCGCAAACTGGCCGAGGCTGCACAAAAATTAAAGCTCGCTTCTCTCGGACATCTCACCGCTTCTATCGCCCACGAAGTGCGCAATCCTCTCTCTGCCATCAGTCATGCAGCCCAACTGTTGTCGGAATCTCCGCAACTACGCGAAGAAGATCACCACCTGACCGACATCATCTGCCGGCAGAGCCAGCGGGTAAATCAGATCATCGAAAATGTTATGCAGCTTTCACGCCGCAAAGTAGGAGATCCACAAGAACATAACTTGACAGACTGGCTGCAACAATTCATTCAGGATTTCAATACCGGTACCAACAGTGGCGACCAGGTACAACTGGAGCTCCCCAAGCAACCCATCTCAGCCCAGTTTGATACCGCACAACTGACCCAAGTGATGACCAACCTCACAGACAACGCCCTGCACCACTCCCAGATTGCCACCGGCAAACGACTAGCCGTCATTAGTGCCTATTACAATCGCGAACGCGCCTGTACCCAAGTGGATGTTAAGGATAGTGGTCCAGGTGTACCCGAAGCCCACAAATCAAAGGTTTTCGAACCATTTTTCACCACTAGTAGCAGCGGCAGTGGACTAGGACTCTATATCGCCAGGGAACTGTGTGAAACAAATAAGGCAAGCCTTTACCACTGCCGCAGCGTTGACGACAAAAGTTGCTTCAGGGTTGAATTTGTTCACTAA
- a CDS encoding sigma-54 dependent transcriptional regulator yields the protein MLPLALVVDDEPDICKLLTLTLQRMDVDCHTAANLAEAKRLLTQNRYDFCLTDLRLPDGDGLQLVEHIQSGIHRELPIAVITAHGNMDTAIKALKLGAFDFVSKPVDLERLRNLAQLALRLNQDQEGDSNQSSVSKHLLLGEADNMRRLREQIAKVARSDAPVYISGESGSGKELAARAIHAQGARADKPFVPVNCGAIPNELMESEFFGHKKGSFTGAHKDKLGLLQSAQGGTLFLDEVADLPLEMQVKLLRAIQEKRIRPIGASQETPIDVRILSATHKDLGKEVSEGRFRNDLYYRINVIEISTPPLRERISDIPLLIDAIMQRIAKNSGINPPRITDKALEALQSYSFPGNVRQLENILERAFTLCERQEILCDDLFLERNEQPHKIDAAKNISVAALPQEQSQENNRFDPSQYTSLDEFLQDIEKEAIESALTKTRWNRTAAAQKLGISFRSLRYRLKKLGLET from the coding sequence ATGCTACCTCTGGCCCTGGTTGTCGACGACGAACCGGATATTTGCAAGCTACTCACCCTCACGCTGCAGCGCATGGATGTGGACTGCCATACCGCAGCCAATCTCGCAGAAGCAAAGAGGCTACTCACACAAAATCGCTATGATTTTTGCCTTACAGACCTGCGTCTCCCTGATGGGGATGGTCTCCAGCTGGTTGAGCATATTCAGTCCGGTATACACCGGGAATTACCCATAGCCGTTATCACCGCGCACGGTAATATGGATACTGCAATCAAAGCACTGAAACTTGGTGCCTTTGACTTCGTCAGTAAACCCGTTGACCTTGAGCGACTGCGTAACCTTGCCCAACTCGCCCTGCGCCTAAATCAAGATCAGGAAGGAGATAGTAATCAAAGTAGCGTCAGCAAGCACTTGCTTTTGGGTGAGGCCGATAATATGCGTAGGCTACGAGAGCAAATCGCTAAAGTGGCACGCAGTGATGCACCAGTCTATATCAGTGGGGAATCTGGTTCCGGTAAAGAGCTGGCTGCTCGTGCAATTCATGCACAAGGGGCTCGGGCAGATAAGCCGTTTGTACCTGTTAACTGTGGCGCCATACCAAATGAACTAATGGAAAGCGAGTTTTTTGGTCACAAAAAAGGCAGTTTCACTGGAGCCCATAAAGATAAATTAGGCCTTTTGCAAAGTGCTCAAGGTGGTACTTTGTTTTTAGATGAGGTTGCAGACCTGCCACTTGAAATGCAGGTCAAACTACTCCGCGCGATACAGGAGAAGCGCATTCGACCTATTGGAGCAAGCCAGGAAACTCCTATTGATGTGCGTATTCTCAGCGCAACTCATAAAGATCTTGGCAAAGAAGTAAGTGAGGGAAGGTTTCGCAACGATTTATACTATCGTATTAATGTAATTGAGATTTCCACACCACCACTTCGCGAGCGCATAAGTGATATTCCATTACTGATTGATGCAATTATGCAGCGTATTGCAAAAAACTCCGGGATTAACCCACCCAGAATTACGGATAAGGCTCTAGAGGCTCTGCAGAGCTATTCTTTTCCTGGCAATGTGCGCCAGTTGGAAAACATTCTTGAGCGAGCCTTCACCCTATGTGAACGACAAGAAATTCTCTGTGATGACCTTTTCCTAGAACGTAACGAGCAACCGCATAAAATAGATGCAGCTAAAAATATTTCAGTAGCAGCCCTCCCCCAAGAACAATCTCAAGAAAACAATAGATTCGATCCCAGTCAGTACACTTCCCTGGATGAGTTTCTTCAAGATATTGAAAAAGAAGCGATTGAAAGCGCGCTAACAAAAACTCGCTGGAATCGAACTGCTGCCGCTCAGAAACTGGGCATCAGCTTCAGATCCCTGCGATACAGGTTAAAGAAATTAGGTTTGGAAACATGA